One stretch of Mytilus edulis unplaced genomic scaffold, xbMytEdul2.2 SCAFFOLD_1992, whole genome shotgun sequence DNA includes these proteins:
- the LOC139508073 gene encoding histone H2B, which yields MPPKVGTKGAKKAVTKAKTARPGGDKKRRRKRRESYAIYIYKVLRQVHPDTGVSSKAMSIMNSFVNDIFERIAAEASRLAHYNKRSTITSREIQTAVRLLLPGELAKHAVSEGTKAVTKYTSSK from the coding sequence atgccacccaaagtaggaactaaaggagccaagaaggccgtcaccaaggcaaagactgccagacccggcggtgacaagaaaaggaggaggaagagacgtgaatcctatgctatctacatctacaaagtcttgagacaagtTCACCCCGACACCGGAGTGTCCTCAAAGGCAATGTCCATCATGAACAGCTTCGTCAACGATATCTTCGAGAGAATCGCAGCAGAGGCCTCCCGATTGGCACACTACAACaaaagatctaccatcacatcccgggagatccagaccgctgtccgtcttctcttacccggagaattggccaagcacgctgtcagtgaaggtaccaaagccgtcactaaatacaccagcagcaagtaa